A single Symbiobacterium thermophilum IAM 14863 DNA region contains:
- the thpR gene encoding RNA 2',3'-cyclic phosphodiesterase, with protein sequence MRCFAAVEVSSPDVRQALVRACDELRRALGADAGLVKWVRPDQFHFTLRFFGELGPTEVEAAAQALRRAAAGTAPFPLAVAGLGAFPSARSPRVLWAGTGEGREQLIALARRLEDELAAAGFGREERPFQPHLTLGRVRQGADLAAPLRGLLTRPPVRYGDWLVDRLVLMRSELLPAGPRYTVVEAAELVRGE encoded by the coding sequence GTGCGCTGTTTCGCGGCGGTGGAGGTCTCGTCGCCCGACGTCCGGCAGGCCCTGGTGAGGGCCTGCGACGAGCTCAGGAGGGCCCTGGGTGCGGACGCGGGGCTGGTCAAGTGGGTCCGTCCGGACCAGTTTCACTTCACGCTCCGGTTCTTCGGCGAGCTGGGGCCGACGGAGGTGGAGGCGGCCGCACAGGCGCTGCGCCGGGCCGCGGCCGGGACGGCGCCGTTCCCGCTGGCGGTGGCCGGGCTCGGCGCCTTCCCCAGCGCCCGGAGCCCGCGGGTGCTCTGGGCGGGGACCGGGGAGGGGCGGGAGCAGCTCATCGCCCTCGCGCGCCGGTTGGAGGACGAGCTGGCCGCCGCCGGCTTCGGGCGCGAGGAGCGGCCCTTCCAGCCGCACCTGACGCTGGGGAGGGTCCGCCAGGGCGCCGACCTCGCCGCGCCGCTCCGGGGCCTCCTGACCCGGCCGCCCGTGCGCTACGGCGACTGGCTGGTGGACCGCCTGGTCCTGATGCGGAGCGAGCTCCTGCCGGCCGGCCCGCGCTACACCGTGGTCGAGGCGGCCGAACTGGTGCGCGGCGAGTAG
- the recA gene encoding recombinase RecA codes for MALDPAKQKAIDMALAQIEKQFGKGSIMRLGEQMSRLNVEVIPTGSVALDVALGVGGLPRGRITEIYGPESSGKTTVALHVIAEAQKMGGVAAFVDAEHALDPVYAQALGVDIDNLLVSQPDTGEQALEITETLVRSGAVDVVVVDSVAALVPKAEIEGEMGDSFVGLQARLMSQALRKLTGAISKSKAVVIFINQIREKVGVMFGNPETTPGGRALKFYSSVRLEVRKTETLKSGQEVVGSRTRVKVVKNKVAPPFKQAEFDILYGQGISKEGSLIDIGTELNPPVIVKSGAWYSYGDLRIGQGKDNARDWLRQHPEVAAEIEQKIKERLNVASLPVKYADEEAGDADV; via the coding sequence ATGGCATTGGATCCGGCGAAGCAGAAGGCCATCGACATGGCCCTGGCGCAGATTGAGAAGCAGTTCGGCAAGGGTTCCATCATGCGGCTCGGCGAGCAGATGTCCAGGCTGAACGTCGAGGTGATCCCCACCGGTTCGGTCGCCCTGGACGTGGCGCTGGGGGTCGGGGGGCTGCCGCGCGGCCGCATCACCGAGATCTACGGGCCGGAGTCCTCGGGCAAGACGACGGTCGCGCTGCACGTCATCGCCGAGGCCCAGAAGATGGGCGGCGTGGCGGCGTTCGTGGACGCGGAGCACGCGCTGGACCCGGTGTACGCCCAGGCGCTCGGCGTGGACATCGACAACCTGCTCGTCTCCCAGCCCGACACCGGCGAGCAGGCCCTGGAGATCACCGAGACGCTGGTGCGGTCCGGCGCCGTGGACGTGGTGGTGGTCGACTCCGTCGCGGCCCTGGTGCCGAAGGCGGAGATCGAGGGCGAGATGGGCGACTCGTTTGTGGGGCTGCAGGCCCGGCTCATGTCCCAGGCCCTGCGCAAGCTGACCGGCGCCATCTCCAAGTCCAAGGCTGTGGTCATCTTCATCAACCAGATCCGCGAGAAGGTCGGGGTCATGTTCGGCAATCCCGAGACCACGCCGGGCGGGCGCGCCCTGAAGTTCTACTCCTCGGTCCGGCTGGAGGTGCGGAAGACCGAGACCCTGAAGAGCGGCCAGGAGGTGGTGGGCTCCCGCACCCGGGTCAAGGTGGTCAAGAACAAGGTCGCGCCGCCTTTCAAGCAGGCCGAGTTCGATATCCTGTACGGACAGGGCATCTCCAAGGAGGGAAGCCTGATCGACATCGGCACCGAGCTGAACCCGCCGGTGATCGTCAAGAGCGGCGCCTGGTACTCTTACGGCGACCTGCGCATCGGCCAGGGCAAGGACAACGCCCGGGACTGGCTGAGGCAGCACCCCGAGGTTGCGGCCGAGATCGAGCAGAAGATCAAGGAGCGGCTGAACGTGGCGTCGCTACCGGTGAAGTACGCCGACGAGGAGGCCGGCGACGCCGATGTCTGA
- a CDS encoding regulatory protein RecX, whose translation MSERGRDGSAGARRGRRAARRQVDPEALRQIAGRITAIAEQRDPERRSVFVDGEFVLGLSLETILRCGLKVGLPVDGETLLAAYGMDLERQAWEAGLRLLAAAPRTRREVALRLGRRYPPETVERVLERLTAAGWLDDRAYAVGYVRSHPDYGSRRLLADLIRKGVDRENAAAAVASERGAEEAVEHARAVAEARLRRMTGVDRTTAARRLAGYLARRGFGPEAVRAAVQPLVAGLPDQAPARRTRGLQRRTSLGRRGDGKADRGGAGGDGDDA comes from the coding sequence ATGTCTGAGCGTGGGCGGGATGGCTCCGCCGGTGCCCGGCGCGGCCGGAGGGCTGCCCGGCGACAGGTGGACCCGGAGGCCCTCCGGCAGATCGCAGGGCGCATCACCGCCATCGCCGAGCAGCGCGACCCCGAGCGCCGCTCGGTCTTCGTGGACGGCGAGTTCGTCCTCGGCCTCAGCCTGGAGACGATCCTCCGGTGTGGCCTGAAGGTGGGGCTGCCGGTGGACGGCGAGACCCTGCTGGCCGCCTACGGCATGGATCTGGAGCGGCAGGCCTGGGAAGCCGGCCTGCGGTTGCTCGCGGCCGCCCCCCGCACCCGGCGGGAGGTGGCCCTCCGGCTCGGCCGCCGCTACCCGCCGGAGACGGTGGAGCGGGTGCTGGAGCGGCTCACCGCGGCCGGATGGCTCGACGACCGGGCGTACGCCGTCGGGTACGTGCGCAGCCACCCCGACTACGGCAGCCGAAGGCTCCTGGCTGATCTCATCCGGAAGGGTGTGGACCGGGAGAACGCGGCCGCGGCCGTCGCCTCGGAGCGGGGCGCCGAAGAGGCCGTGGAGCACGCCCGCGCCGTGGCGGAGGCGAGGCTCCGCCGCATGACGGGCGTGGACCGGACCACCGCAGCTCGCCGTCTTGCCGGCTACCTCGCGCGGCGGGGGTTCGGGCCGGAGGCGGTGCGTGCGGCCGTGCAGCCGCTGGTCGCAGGCCTGCCGGACCAGGCGCCGGCGCGGCGCACCCGCGGCCTGCAGCGCCGGACCTCCCTGGGGCGCAGGGGAGACGGGAAGGCTGACCGCGGGGGGGCGGGCGGCGACGGCGATGATGCATAA
- the cmk gene encoding (d)CMP kinase: MTDGTRELVIAMDGPAGAGKSTVARIVANRLGYLYIDTGAMYRALALKALRLGIPETDAAALADLADATEVELQRAPDGGNRVLLDGEDVTAEIRSPAVSAVVSQVSAVPRLRQRLIEVQRSMARAGGVVMDGRDIGSYVLPHADRKFYITASLQERARRRVAQLRAEGHEADLAAVEAEIARRDEQDMNKGVHSLVQLPESIVIDTTGKRVDEVVEEILRHCRRT, translated from the coding sequence TTGACGGATGGAACCCGAGAGCTCGTGATTGCCATGGACGGCCCCGCCGGGGCCGGGAAGAGCACGGTGGCGCGGATCGTTGCGAACCGGCTCGGGTATCTTTACATCGACACGGGGGCGATGTACCGGGCGCTCGCCCTGAAGGCCCTGCGGCTGGGGATCCCCGAGACCGACGCCGCGGCGCTGGCCGACCTGGCGGATGCGACGGAGGTCGAACTGCAGCGGGCCCCCGACGGGGGAAACCGGGTGCTGCTGGACGGCGAGGACGTCACCGCCGAGATCCGGAGCCCCGCCGTGTCGGCCGTCGTCTCGCAGGTGTCGGCGGTGCCGAGGCTCCGGCAGCGGCTGATCGAGGTCCAGCGGTCCATGGCGCGGGCAGGCGGGGTGGTGATGGACGGCCGGGACATCGGTTCGTACGTCCTCCCCCATGCCGATCGGAAGTTTTATATCACCGCCTCCCTTCAGGAGCGGGCCAGGCGGCGGGTCGCGCAGCTCCGGGCTGAAGGCCACGAGGCCGATCTCGCGGCGGTGGAGGCGGAGATCGCCCGGCGGGATGAGCAAGATATGAACAAGGGCGTCCACTCGCTGGTGCAACTGCCGGAGTCGATCGTGATCGACACCACCGGCAAGCGGGTCGACGAAGTCGTCGAGGAAATTCTGCGGCACTGCCGGAGGACGTAG
- a CDS encoding lysophospholipid acyltransferase family protein: MWLYGFARIVVGLGYRLAYRVQAEGREHIPPTGGVILCGNHINAQDPIVIGLACPRPICFMAKEELFRSQLLGFIIKGLGAFPVKRGSADRAALKHALALLEAGCCFGIFPEGTRSRTGELQKPEPGTAYIALKSGVPVIPVGISGSYRLFSPIRVRFGPPVDLDRFRGEKLNGETLEAASQAIADAIAALLDPPSGLSNAGAGPPAGRALSSL; encoded by the coding sequence ATGTGGCTGTACGGTTTTGCAAGGATCGTCGTGGGACTGGGCTACCGCCTGGCCTACCGCGTCCAAGCGGAGGGCCGGGAGCACATCCCGCCCACCGGCGGCGTCATCCTCTGCGGCAATCACATCAACGCACAGGATCCCATCGTGATCGGCCTGGCTTGCCCCCGACCGATCTGCTTCATGGCGAAAGAGGAACTGTTCCGTTCGCAGCTGCTTGGCTTCATCATCAAGGGGCTGGGCGCATTTCCCGTGAAGCGGGGAAGCGCGGACAGGGCCGCCCTGAAGCACGCCCTGGCGCTCCTGGAAGCCGGCTGCTGCTTTGGCATATTCCCCGAGGGCACCCGCTCCCGGACCGGGGAGTTGCAGAAGCCCGAGCCCGGGACGGCGTACATCGCCCTGAAATCCGGCGTGCCGGTGATTCCCGTTGGCATCAGCGGCAGTTACCGGCTGTTCAGCCCGATCCGCGTCCGCTTCGGGCCGCCCGTGGACCTCGACCGCTTCCGCGGCGAGAAGCTCAACGGGGAGACCCTGGAAGCGGCCAGCCAGGCCATTGCGGACGCGATCGCCGCCCTGCTGGACCCGCCGTCCGGCCTTTCCAACGCCGGCGCAGGACCGCCGGCCGGACGTGCGCTTTCGTCTCTGTAA
- the rpsA gene encoding 30S ribosomal protein S1: MQEFDTQGRKNVETMEEAEARAELEAALRVPKPGDIVRGQVVRVSDDSIMVDVGYKSEGIIPLNELSHRPLRSAHDAGLKVGDEVQVVVLSVDTKGEGGLRISKRRADEQLAWAEVERKFEAGEVIEAEVTEAVKGGLVVDLGLRAFLPASQVDRGYVADLSKFVGQKIRVKIIELDPYKGRVILSRKQVLEAERTAARERFWSTVQEGDVLEGTVKSITDFGAFIDLGGVDGLLHISEMSYGRIKHPSQVVSEGERIKVKVLRLDREKGKVSLGLKQVLPDPWDSVEEKYPEGAIVEGTVARLTTFGAFVELEPGVDGLIHISQMADRRINNPGEVVSIGDVVKVKVINVDAQNRRISLSLRAAIEELAAEAIAADVATPYRDVVPAEAGEAPSGAEQQDEPAREAEESGSAEETQSE, encoded by the coding sequence GTGCAGGAGTTTGACACCCAGGGTAGGAAGAATGTCGAAACCATGGAAGAAGCCGAAGCTCGCGCCGAACTGGAGGCTGCCCTGCGGGTTCCCAAGCCCGGCGACATCGTCAGGGGGCAAGTGGTGCGCGTGAGCGACGATTCGATCATGGTCGACGTCGGCTACAAGTCGGAAGGGATCATTCCGCTCAACGAGCTCTCCCACCGTCCGCTCCGCAGTGCCCACGATGCCGGCCTGAAGGTCGGCGATGAGGTGCAGGTGGTGGTCCTCAGCGTGGACACCAAGGGCGAAGGCGGTCTGCGCATCAGCAAGCGCAGGGCCGACGAGCAGCTGGCCTGGGCTGAGGTCGAGCGGAAGTTTGAAGCCGGCGAGGTCATCGAGGCCGAGGTCACCGAGGCCGTCAAGGGCGGTCTGGTGGTCGACCTCGGGCTGCGTGCCTTCCTGCCCGCATCCCAGGTGGACCGGGGGTACGTCGCCGACCTCTCCAAGTTCGTGGGCCAGAAGATTCGCGTGAAGATCATCGAGCTGGATCCCTACAAGGGGCGCGTCATCCTGTCCCGCAAGCAGGTGCTGGAGGCGGAGCGCACGGCGGCGCGCGAGCGGTTCTGGTCCACCGTGCAGGAGGGCGACGTGCTGGAGGGCACCGTCAAGTCCATCACCGACTTCGGCGCCTTCATCGACCTCGGCGGGGTCGACGGGCTGCTGCACATCTCGGAGATGTCCTACGGCCGGATCAAGCACCCGTCCCAGGTCGTTTCCGAGGGCGAGCGCATCAAGGTCAAGGTCCTGCGCCTCGACCGGGAAAAGGGCAAGGTCTCGCTGGGGCTAAAGCAGGTGCTGCCCGATCCCTGGGACAGCGTGGAGGAGAAGTACCCCGAGGGCGCCATCGTGGAGGGCACCGTCGCCCGTCTCACCACGTTCGGTGCGTTCGTGGAGCTTGAGCCCGGCGTCGACGGGCTGATCCACATCAGCCAGATGGCCGATCGGCGCATCAACAACCCCGGGGAGGTCGTCTCCATCGGCGATGTGGTGAAGGTCAAGGTCATCAACGTCGATGCCCAGAACCGGCGCATCAGCCTCTCCCTCCGGGCGGCCATCGAGGAGCTGGCCGCCGAGGCGATCGCCGCCGACGTGGCCACGCCGTATCGGGACGTGGTCCCCGCCGAGGCGGGTGAGGCGCCGTCCGGGGCCGAGCAGCAGGACGAGCCTGCCCGGGAAGCGGAAGAGTCCGGCTCGGCCGAGGAGACCCAGTCTGAGTAA
- the ltrA gene encoding group II intron reverse transcriptase/maturase, with translation MEQVVARENMLAALKRVERNGGAPGVDGVPTERLRDQIRVEWSRIREGLLQGTYRPQPVRRVEIPKPGGGKRMLGIPTVMDRLIQQALLQVLTPIFDPTFSESSYGFRPGRRGHDAVRKARQYVEEGYDWVVDMDLEKFFDRVNHDVLMARVARRVTDKRVLRLIRRYLQAGVMLNGVVVATEEGTPQGGPLSPLLANILLDDLDKELERRGHHFVRYADDCNIYVRSKRAGERVYRSVRHFLQERLRLKVNEEKSAVDRPWKRQFLGFSFYKHRGVRIRLAPKSLKRVKDKLRTLTDRNRSQSMEDRIRRLNAYLRGWVGYYALSDARSAFERLEGWLKRRLRACVWKQWKRVRTRFRELRALGLPEWVVHQLANSRKGPWRMAGGPLNSALGDAYWRAQGLISLTECYEATRQSWRTAGCGPACPVV, from the coding sequence ATGGAGCAGGTGGTGGCCAGGGAGAACATGCTGGCCGCCCTGAAACGGGTGGAGCGGAACGGAGGCGCTCCCGGCGTGGACGGTGTCCCCACCGAACGGCTGCGGGACCAGATTCGCGTGGAGTGGAGCCGCATCCGTGAGGGACTGCTCCAGGGGACCTACAGACCGCAGCCAGTCCGCCGGGTCGAAATCCCGAAACCGGGCGGCGGCAAGCGGATGCTGGGGATTCCCACCGTGATGGACCGCCTGATCCAACAGGCACTCCTGCAAGTACTGACGCCGATCTTTGACCCGACATTCTCCGAATCCAGCTACGGCTTTCGGCCGGGGCGGCGGGGTCATGATGCGGTCAGGAAGGCACGTCAGTACGTGGAGGAAGGGTACGACTGGGTCGTGGACATGGACCTGGAGAAGTTCTTCGACCGGGTCAACCACGACGTGCTGATGGCCCGCGTGGCGCGGCGGGTAACGGATAAGCGTGTGCTGCGGCTGATCCGGCGGTACTTACAGGCTGGGGTCATGCTGAACGGGGTAGTCGTGGCGACGGAGGAAGGGACGCCGCAGGGCGGTCCGCTGAGCCCGCTGCTGGCGAACATCCTGCTGGATGACCTCGACAAGGAGCTGGAGCGCCGCGGGCACCACTTCGTCCGGTACGCCGATGACTGCAACATCTACGTCCGCAGCAAGCGGGCGGGAGAACGGGTCTACAGGAGCGTGCGCCACTTCCTGCAGGAGCGGTTACGGCTGAAGGTCAACGAGGAGAAGAGCGCAGTGGACCGGCCGTGGAAGCGGCAGTTCCTCGGGTTTAGTTTCTACAAGCACCGGGGAGTGCGCATCCGGCTGGCCCCGAAGAGCCTGAAGCGCGTGAAGGACAAGCTCCGCACGCTGACGGACCGCAACCGCAGCCAGAGCATGGAGGACCGAATCCGGCGCCTGAATGCTTACTTGCGGGGCTGGGTTGGGTACTATGCGCTCTCCGATGCCAGGTCAGCCTTTGAAAGACTCGAAGGATGGCTGAAGCGTCGGCTGCGAGCATGCGTATGGAAGCAGTGGAAGCGTGTACGCACGCGCTTTCGGGAGTTGCGCGCCCTCGGTTTGCCCGAATGGGTAGTCCACCAACTCGCCAACAGCCGCAAAGGCCCGTGGCGGATGGCAGGTGGCCCACTAAACAGCGCCCTGGGCGACGCCTACTGGCGTGCCCAGGGGCTGATAAGCCTGACCGAATGCTATGAAGCGACTCGTCAATCCTGGCGAACCGCCGGATGCGGACCCGCATGTCCGGTGGTGTGA
- a CDS encoding type IA DNA topoisomerase, whose translation MAGKPLIIAEKPSAAMAIAQALGGFQRRDGYLESAEYLLSWAIGHLVELLPPEAYDPRWKRWTMETLPILPEGFGLHVLPKTRSQFRTLARLGKQAPLLVNACDAGREGELIFRYICAAAGLEKPVMRLWVSALTPAAIRAAFAEMKPQEHYDRLYRSARCRAEGDWLVGINATRAFTVKFGELLSAGRVQTPTLAMVVRREREIESFRPEPYWEVFAAFRTPDGREYTGKWFGPDGDRLSSADAAEAVVRRVRRQAGWVEASDERPVAERPPQLFDLTSLQREANRRYGLTAAATLKAAQALYEAKHITYPRTDSRYLSRALVPQLPALVRALSARSDLAALAAGADLSRVGFGNRRVVDDAKVTDHHAILPTSEVPRSLTGAEAKIYDLIVRRFLAQFYPDARFLEQEVVTCVGELPDRFRSRGRRLVDPGWRQVEPEPARKRRAAEDEEEEGLQLLPPLRMGEPVAVGDVESREKATRPPRRYTEATLLSAMEYAGREITDEALREAMKGHGLGTPATRAAIIERLKEMGYIITERRSLVPTAKGRRLVELAERAGVEVLLSPELTGEWEHRIAGIQSGEYDDARFMQEIRELTARLVERIRATEGAPGRGGAGRSSTAEPGPAKEEPAAGGPPLQDRLPTPCPRCGGPVTRGSRGWTCATAGCGLRIPTFLCGKVIDGGAAEALLSRGRTPLITGFTSPRTGRRFSAFLVLKEDAQVGFEFPPDRRGSRRTRKAPGEGDAPSRGPGEAETSSPNRSDGASAGVSPRRGRPGSRAGARKP comes from the coding sequence ATGGCAGGCAAGCCCCTGATCATCGCGGAGAAGCCGTCCGCGGCCATGGCCATCGCCCAGGCCCTGGGCGGTTTCCAGCGGCGGGACGGCTACCTGGAATCGGCCGAGTATCTCCTCTCCTGGGCGATCGGCCACCTGGTGGAGCTCCTTCCCCCGGAGGCGTACGACCCCCGGTGGAAAAGGTGGACCATGGAGACGCTGCCGATTCTGCCGGAGGGGTTCGGGCTGCACGTGCTGCCGAAAACCCGCTCCCAGTTCCGGACCCTGGCCCGCCTGGGAAAGCAGGCGCCGCTCCTGGTCAACGCCTGCGACGCCGGGCGGGAGGGCGAGTTGATCTTCCGTTACATCTGCGCGGCCGCCGGGCTCGAAAAGCCCGTGATGCGACTCTGGGTGTCGGCGCTCACCCCTGCGGCCATCCGGGCGGCCTTCGCCGAGATGAAACCTCAGGAGCACTACGACCGGCTTTACCGGTCGGCCCGGTGCCGGGCGGAGGGCGATTGGCTGGTGGGGATCAACGCCACGCGGGCGTTCACGGTGAAGTTCGGGGAGCTGCTCTCGGCAGGGCGGGTGCAGACGCCGACCCTGGCGATGGTGGTGCGGCGTGAGCGGGAAATCGAGTCGTTTCGCCCCGAGCCGTACTGGGAGGTCTTCGCGGCGTTTCGGACGCCGGACGGGCGGGAGTATACCGGCAAGTGGTTTGGTCCGGACGGGGACCGGCTGTCCTCAGCCGACGCCGCCGAGGCGGTGGTGCGCCGGGTGCGGCGGCAGGCGGGCTGGGTGGAGGCCAGCGACGAGCGGCCGGTGGCCGAACGGCCGCCGCAGCTCTTCGACCTCACGAGCCTGCAGCGGGAGGCCAACCGCCGGTACGGCCTGACGGCCGCCGCCACCCTGAAGGCCGCGCAGGCGCTCTATGAGGCCAAGCACATCACCTATCCCCGTACGGACTCCCGTTACCTTTCCCGTGCGCTGGTGCCGCAGCTGCCGGCGTTGGTGCGCGCGTTGTCGGCCCGGTCGGACCTGGCGGCTCTGGCCGCCGGTGCGGACCTCAGCCGGGTGGGTTTCGGGAACCGCCGGGTGGTGGACGATGCCAAGGTTACCGACCACCACGCGATCCTCCCGACCAGCGAGGTGCCCCGCAGCCTCACTGGTGCCGAGGCAAAAATCTACGACCTCATCGTGCGCCGCTTCCTGGCCCAGTTCTACCCCGATGCCCGGTTCCTGGAGCAGGAGGTGGTCACCTGCGTCGGGGAGCTGCCCGACCGGTTCCGGAGCCGGGGCAGGCGCTTGGTGGATCCGGGCTGGCGGCAGGTCGAACCCGAACCCGCCCGGAAGCGGCGCGCGGCGGAGGATGAGGAAGAGGAGGGCCTGCAGCTGCTCCCGCCGCTGCGGATGGGCGAGCCGGTCGCCGTGGGGGACGTGGAGAGCCGGGAGAAGGCCACCCGCCCGCCGCGCCGTTACACCGAGGCCACCCTGCTCTCCGCCATGGAGTACGCCGGGCGGGAGATCACCGACGAGGCCTTGCGGGAGGCGATGAAAGGGCACGGGCTGGGCACGCCGGCCACCCGTGCGGCGATCATCGAGCGGCTGAAGGAGATGGGCTACATCATCACGGAGCGGAGGAGCCTCGTGCCCACTGCGAAGGGGCGGCGCCTGGTGGAGCTTGCGGAGCGGGCCGGGGTCGAGGTGCTCCTGAGCCCGGAGCTCACCGGCGAGTGGGAGCACCGCATTGCCGGCATTCAGTCCGGGGAGTATGACGATGCCCGGTTCATGCAGGAGATCCGGGAGCTGACGGCCCGGCTGGTGGAGCGGATCCGTGCGACCGAGGGCGCACCCGGACGCGGCGGCGCGGGCAGGAGCAGCACGGCGGAGCCCGGCCCGGCGAAGGAGGAACCGGCGGCCGGCGGACCGCCACTTCAGGACCGGCTCCCGACCCCGTGCCCGCGGTGCGGAGGCCCGGTCACCCGGGGGAGCCGGGGGTGGACCTGCGCCACCGCAGGATGCGGCCTGCGCATTCCCACCTTTCTCTGCGGGAAGGTCATCGACGGCGGCGCCGCGGAGGCGCTGCTCAGCCGGGGCCGCACGCCCTTGATCACGGGGTTCACCTCGCCGCGCACGGGCCGGCGCTTTTCCGCCTTCCTGGTGCTGAAAGAGGACGCCCAGGTGGGGTTCGAGTTCCCGCCCGACCGGCGCGGCAGCCGTCGCACGCGAAAGGCCCCCGGGGAGGGCGATGCACCCTCCCGGGGGCCCGGGGAAGCGGAGACGTCATCCCCGAATCGGAGCGACGGGGCATCCGCCGGCGTCAGCCCACGACGGGGAAGACCAGGGTCGCGTGCGGGAGCACGTAAGCCTTGA
- the larA gene encoding nickel-dependent lactate racemase → MKTPLKIGQSEMLLELPDENLKGILLPNEVAPLPNPLKTVEHVLKSPTGTPPLAELLRARRPERVVIIVNDITRPTPYDIMLPPLLRTLDEAGVRPEQVTFVVATGIHRPHTDEENRRIFGADVVNRYRFVNHDCVADDLVTVGRLSDGTDLTVNRHVAEADFLITTGLIGLHYFAGYSGGRKSVLPGVAGKSLITHNHRKMTDPRAATARYKDNPVHHIMMEAARMVGVDFILNVVTNEKKQIVAVVAGDLEAAWLEGVAVCERMSVVRVDEQADVAICSAGGFPKDLDVYQSQKAMEAAEQVTRPGGTIVLVADCREGYGGEAAFERWVREADSLDDILRRFESHFELGGHKAFAIARVLKEKEVVLVSPQPSDLAESLFMRPAATLDEALAYVRRKHGDDFKAYVLPHATLVFPVVG, encoded by the coding sequence ATGAAGACGCCGCTGAAGATCGGACAGTCGGAGATGCTCCTGGAACTGCCGGATGAGAACCTGAAAGGGATCCTTCTGCCCAACGAGGTCGCTCCCCTGCCGAACCCCCTGAAAACCGTGGAACACGTCCTGAAGAGCCCCACCGGCACGCCGCCGCTGGCCGAGCTGCTGAGGGCCCGCAGACCCGAAAGGGTGGTGATCATCGTCAACGACATCACCCGCCCCACCCCGTACGATATCATGCTCCCGCCTCTGCTGCGCACGCTGGACGAAGCCGGCGTCCGGCCTGAGCAGGTGACGTTCGTCGTCGCCACCGGCATCCACCGCCCCCACACCGACGAGGAGAACCGGCGCATCTTCGGCGCGGACGTGGTCAACCGCTACCGGTTCGTCAACCACGACTGCGTTGCCGACGACCTGGTGACCGTGGGCCGACTCTCCGACGGCACGGATCTCACCGTCAACCGCCATGTGGCCGAGGCCGACTTCCTGATCACCACCGGCCTGATCGGGCTCCACTACTTCGCGGGGTACTCCGGCGGGCGCAAGTCGGTGCTGCCCGGCGTCGCCGGTAAGAGCCTGATCACCCACAACCACCGGAAGATGACGGACCCGCGCGCGGCCACCGCCCGGTACAAGGATAACCCGGTTCACCACATCATGATGGAGGCGGCCCGCATGGTCGGCGTGGACTTCATCCTGAACGTGGTGACCAACGAGAAGAAGCAGATCGTGGCCGTCGTCGCCGGCGACCTGGAAGCCGCCTGGCTGGAGGGCGTGGCCGTCTGTGAGCGCATGTCCGTCGTCCGCGTGGACGAGCAGGCGGACGTGGCCATCTGCAGCGCCGGAGGATTCCCCAAGGACCTGGACGTGTACCAGTCCCAGAAGGCGATGGAGGCTGCGGAGCAGGTCACGCGGCCCGGCGGAACCATCGTGCTGGTGGCCGACTGCCGCGAGGGTTACGGCGGCGAGGCGGCCTTCGAACGGTGGGTCCGGGAGGCCGACAGCCTCGACGACATCCTGCGCCGCTTCGAGTCCCACTTCGAACTGGGTGGCCACAAGGCCTTCGCCATCGCCCGGGTGCTGAAGGAGAAGGAGGTCGTGCTGGTCTCCCCCCAGCCGTCAGACCTGGCCGAGTCCCTGTTCATGCGGCCTGCCGCAACGCTGGATGAGGCGCTGGCCTACGTGCGCCGGAAGCACGGCGACGATTTCAAGGCTTACGTGCTCCCGCACGCGACCCTGGTCTTCCCCGTCGTGGGCTGA